A window of the Wolbachia endosymbiont (group A) of Pogonocherus hispidulus genome harbors these coding sequences:
- a CDS encoding transposase translates to MLEEVHAVKVLYADRAYDRHKLYELCNKFGIKTKVLPKNNATEHQKLDYMDDRNAAVRLIKSYDCIKKWKEEVDYGKRARIEGFFSRLKQIFGFSFRNKSEINRERELLLKCYLLNKFTDIGMAKFEIVT, encoded by the coding sequence TTGTTAGAAGAAGTTCATGCTGTAAAGGTATTATATGCGGATAGAGCATATGACAGGCATAAGCTTTACGAATTATGTAACAAGTTTGGTATAAAGACAAAAGTTCTTCCGAAAAACAACGCAACAGAGCACCAAAAATTGGATTACATGGATGATAGAAATGCTGCTGTTAGACTAATAAAGTCATATGATTGCATAAAAAAGTGGAAAGAAGAAGTAGATTATGGAAAGAGAGCTCGCATTGAAGGATTTTTCTCAAGATTAAAGCAAATATTCGGATTTAGTTTTAGGAACAAATCTGAAATTAATCGTGAGAGGGAACTGCTACTCAAGTGTTATTTACTTAACAAATTCACTGATATTGGTATGGCTAAATTTGAGATAGTTACATGA
- a CDS encoding transposase — translation MPQKMRVSNQNEYNKFLQERGNIFRYINEAIENWYENSPKMQGGNNIYSNKVVILIHIITHLFRIGLRQTVGFIKRYLQQIGRDLAVISYSQASRKFKKLNIKINDCRIDKNNMEDIEIAIDSTSISNTPEGK, via the coding sequence ATGCCACAAAAAATGAGAGTCAGTAACCAAAACGAATATAACAAATTTCTCCAAGAAAGGGGAAATATTTTTCGTTACATCAATGAAGCTATCGAAAATTGGTATGAAAATAGTCCAAAAATGCAGGGTGGCAACAATATTTACAGCAATAAAGTGGTAATTTTGATACATATAATAACCCATCTATTCAGAATAGGTTTAAGACAAACAGTTGGGTTTATAAAAAGATATTTGCAACAAATAGGAAGAGATTTGGCAGTTATCAGCTATTCACAAGCATCAAGAAAGTTTAAGAAACTTAATATTAAGATCAATGATTGCAGAATTGATAAAAATAATATGGAAGATATCGAAATTGCCATAGATAGCACAAGCATCAGCAATACCCCAGAAGGAAAATAG
- a CDS encoding DUF1284 domain-containing protein: MIKFRPHHFMCTLAFQGYGYSQGFVENYKKIASKVISTQIEVVGNLDSICSACPNQTKQGKCTTQAKVLELDRRHMEILGIKIGETLTWNEAVKKIREKMSLKKFDYACEGCNWQPYGICKNALLNLQR; this comes from the coding sequence ATGATAAAATTCCGCCCTCATCATTTTATGTGCACCCTTGCATTTCAAGGGTATGGATATTCTCAGGGTTTTGTAGAAAATTATAAAAAGATAGCAAGCAAAGTAATTAGTACTCAAATCGAAGTAGTCGGCAATCTTGATAGTATTTGTAGTGCTTGCCCAAATCAGACTAAACAAGGTAAATGCACCACACAAGCTAAAGTTTTAGAGCTAGATAGAAGGCATATGGAAATTTTAGGAATAAAAATTGGCGAGACTTTAACTTGGAATGAGGCGGTAAAAAAGATTAGAGAGAAAATGTCTTTAAAGAAATTTGATTACGCATGTGAGGGGTGCAACTGGCAGCCATATGGAATATGTAAAAATGCCCTTTTAAATCTACAAAGGTAG
- a CDS encoding biotin transporter BioY, protein MFITQSSSRSTLAEILSCVLLLFLMAQISIPLQPVPITLQTLGVMLIGLKFNRRTAFYSVLTYLSLGAAGFPVFANFFGGYHIFLGPTGGYLIGCLAAVMVMSKVNELLNSKYKSFVCNSLSCLAGTVIIFICGVSWLAVYLGLGQAIMVGVLPFILPGLVKIFLLVAALQYLKK, encoded by the coding sequence ATGTTTATAACACAATCTAGCAGCAGATCAACACTGGCTGAAATATTGTCTTGCGTTTTACTTTTATTCTTGATGGCTCAAATAAGCATACCATTGCAGCCTGTGCCTATCACATTGCAAACTTTAGGAGTAATGCTTATTGGGCTTAAATTTAACCGCAGAACAGCATTCTATTCTGTGCTTACATATCTATCACTTGGTGCAGCAGGATTTCCTGTTTTTGCGAATTTTTTTGGTGGTTATCACATTTTTCTTGGACCAACAGGTGGATATTTAATTGGCTGTTTAGCTGCTGTTATGGTAATGAGCAAAGTAAATGAATTACTGAACTCTAAATATAAATCATTTGTGTGTAATTCTTTAAGTTGTCTGGCTGGTACAGTTATAATCTTTATTTGTGGTGTTAGTTGGCTTGCTGTTTACTTGGGTCTGGGACAAGCGATAATGGTGGGTGTTTTACCATTTATCCTTCCTGGTTTGGTAAAAATTTTTCTACTTGTAGCAGCTTTGCAATATTTGAAAAAATGA
- a CDS encoding nitroreductase family protein, translating into MNYLCTIKLKMMSKQDLLSLMKARHSGRSYDTTRAISQEDMDILMEAVRLTPSCFGDEPWRYVICNKQNNQSAWEKLLNCLDESNQKWAKDAQVLIISLSAKNFRKQGKGENLWASHDTGAANYALMLQAAAMNLMAHQMGGFDRDKIVERFNISDDFNVMSVIAVGYEEEGAETSKKKRRPIEEIFFYDEWPRS; encoded by the coding sequence ATGAATTATTTATGCACTATTAAATTAAAAATGATGAGTAAACAAGATCTATTATCGTTGATGAAAGCAAGACACAGCGGACGTTCATACGATACTACAAGAGCAATATCTCAGGAAGACATGGATATTTTAATGGAAGCTGTAAGGCTGACTCCCTCATGTTTTGGTGATGAACCTTGGAGATATGTGATATGCAACAAACAGAACAATCAAAGCGCATGGGAAAAGCTGCTAAATTGTCTTGATGAATCTAATCAAAAATGGGCAAAAGATGCACAAGTGTTAATCATATCTTTAAGTGCTAAAAACTTCCGTAAACAAGGTAAAGGAGAAAATCTTTGGGCTAGTCATGATACTGGTGCAGCAAATTATGCACTTATGCTACAGGCTGCAGCTATGAACTTAATGGCCCATCAAATGGGTGGATTTGATAGAGATAAAATAGTAGAAAGATTCAACATATCCGATGATTTTAATGTAATGTCAGTGATAGCGGTTGGTTACGAAGAAGAGGGCGCTGAAACAAGTAAGAAAAAAAGAAGACCAATAGAAGAAATATTTTTTTATGATGAGTGGCCAAGGTCCTAA
- the dapF gene encoding diaminopimelate epimerase — protein MSGQGPKNFIKMHGTGNNFVIIDSRSTNNLDWNYRQIADQSSCDQVIIITMSNAADCFIHIYNADGSRAEMCGNAARCVGYLIMSEKGTEYITIELVNKRILECFKVGDKSIKVNMGKPLLKWYEIPLSTECDTLHLPIELEMLKDPVAVNIGNPHIVFFVDNINEIPLRNLGPKLENHVLFLQKINISIAQVEKSGEIALRVWERGTGITASCGSAACAALVASTLRGYLTAQQTSVDLPGGKLLIEWANNVFMTGDIGFL, from the coding sequence ATGAGTGGCCAAGGTCCTAAAAATTTTATCAAGATGCATGGTACTGGCAATAATTTTGTTATCATAGACTCACGTTCAACAAACAATTTAGACTGGAACTATAGACAAATTGCTGATCAAAGCAGTTGTGATCAAGTGATAATTATAACAATGTCTAATGCTGCAGACTGCTTTATACATATCTATAATGCTGATGGTAGTCGAGCTGAAATGTGCGGAAACGCAGCACGCTGTGTTGGATATTTGATAATGTCAGAAAAAGGTACTGAGTATATCACTATTGAGCTGGTAAACAAACGCATTTTAGAGTGTTTTAAAGTGGGTGATAAATCCATAAAGGTTAACATGGGTAAACCTTTGCTAAAATGGTATGAAATTCCCTTGTCTACTGAGTGTGACACTCTTCACTTACCTATAGAGCTTGAAATGCTAAAAGATCCTGTTGCAGTAAATATTGGTAACCCTCATATAGTTTTTTTTGTTGATAACATAAATGAAATACCATTGCGAAATTTAGGACCAAAGCTAGAAAATCACGTATTATTTCTTCAGAAAATTAATATTAGTATTGCACAAGTTGAAAAGTCTGGAGAAATAGCTTTAAGAGTTTGGGAAAGAGGTACAGGCATTACTGCATCGTGCGGTAGTGCAGCCTGTGCAGCACTTGTTGCATCCACACTACGTGGATATCTGACTGCCCAACAGACTTCAGTAGATTTACCAGGAGGTAAGTTATTAATCGAATGGGCAAATAACGTATTCATGACCGGTGATATAGGGTTTTTGTGA
- the sucD gene encoding succinate--CoA ligase subunit alpha → MSVLVNKDTRLICQGFTGAQGTFHSEQAIDYGTKMVGGVTPGKGGSTHLNLPVFNTVAEAKEKTGANATVIYVPAKFAAAAVLEAIDAKIELIVCITEGIPILDMVKVKRALVDSKSRLVGPNCPGIITPEECKIGIMPGHIHKRGHIGIMSRSGTLTYEAVAQTTAVGLGQSTCIGIGGDPVHGMTFVDCMELFLKDDDTHGIVVIGEIGGNEEEDVSHFVKTEKTKKPIVGFVAGQTAPPGRRMGHAGAIISSSGGSAGAKLEVMRSAGIAIAETPAVIGKKVLEVMHH, encoded by the coding sequence ATGTCCGTTTTAGTAAACAAAGATACAAGATTAATATGCCAGGGTTTTACTGGTGCGCAAGGTACATTTCATTCAGAGCAAGCAATTGATTACGGAACGAAAATGGTGGGGGGTGTAACTCCTGGAAAGGGTGGGAGCACTCACCTTAATTTACCGGTTTTTAATACTGTAGCAGAAGCCAAAGAAAAGACTGGTGCAAATGCTACAGTTATATATGTACCTGCTAAATTTGCTGCTGCTGCAGTACTTGAAGCAATAGATGCAAAAATAGAATTGATAGTTTGTATTACAGAGGGCATTCCTATACTTGATATGGTGAAAGTTAAGCGCGCGCTTGTTGATTCAAAAAGTCGATTGGTTGGTCCCAACTGCCCGGGAATTATTACGCCTGAAGAGTGCAAAATAGGAATTATGCCTGGCCATATCCATAAGCGTGGACACATAGGAATTATGTCTCGCTCTGGAACTTTAACTTACGAGGCAGTAGCACAAACAACCGCTGTTGGTCTTGGTCAATCCACGTGTATCGGAATTGGGGGAGATCCAGTTCATGGTATGACATTTGTCGACTGTATGGAGCTCTTTTTAAAAGATGACGATACTCATGGTATTGTAGTTATTGGTGAAATAGGTGGAAACGAAGAAGAAGATGTATCACATTTTGTGAAAACAGAAAAAACTAAAAAGCCAATCGTTGGTTTTGTAGCAGGTCAAACAGCACCTCCAGGAAGACGTATGGGACACGCTGGAGCAATCATCTCTTCCAGTGGTGGAAGTGCTGGTGCAAAACTAGAAGTTATGCGGAGCGCTGGAATTGCAATTGCAGAGACTCCTGCGGTGATTGGTAAAAAAGTTTTGGAAGTAATGCATCACTAG
- the sucC gene encoding ADP-forming succinate--CoA ligase subunit beta, with the protein MNIHEYQAKEILHKFNVPVPKGFVTISAEGVKTQVSQLKSDVFVVKAQIHAGGRGKAGGVKLAKSVEEAQQFVKDMIGMTLVTHQTGPSGQQVRKVYVEEGSSIKKEYYLSLVIDPKLSRPIFIFSSEGGMDIEEVAKNSPAKIVKFDIDPATSFDSSKLSSSFHLSPEQIEKISNITKKIYDAFIATDASQIEINPLVETNSGDFIALDAKINFDDNALYRHPEIMELRDYDEEVKEEIEASKYGLSYIKMDGSIGCMVNGAGLAMATMDIIKYYGAEPANFLDVGGGASKETVTEAFKIILSDSNVRGILVNIFGGIMRCDIIASGIVAAAKEMSIKVPLVVRLSGTNFEEGKKILEESGLNIIAADELDEAAQKIVKEVK; encoded by the coding sequence ATGAATATTCACGAATATCAGGCAAAAGAGATTTTGCATAAATTTAATGTCCCGGTGCCAAAAGGTTTTGTCACTATATCTGCAGAGGGAGTAAAGACTCAAGTAAGTCAATTAAAATCTGACGTGTTTGTAGTTAAAGCTCAAATTCATGCAGGTGGTAGGGGTAAAGCCGGTGGCGTAAAGCTAGCAAAGTCAGTTGAAGAAGCTCAACAGTTTGTAAAGGACATGATTGGTATGACTTTAGTTACTCATCAAACAGGGCCAAGCGGGCAGCAAGTAAGAAAAGTGTACGTTGAAGAAGGCTCAAGCATTAAGAAAGAGTATTATTTAAGCCTGGTAATCGACCCGAAGCTCAGTAGGCCAATATTCATATTTTCCTCAGAAGGTGGAATGGACATCGAAGAAGTGGCAAAAAATTCTCCCGCAAAAATTGTGAAATTTGATATTGATCCTGCTACGAGTTTTGATAGCAGCAAGTTAAGCAGCAGTTTTCATTTGAGTCCAGAACAAATAGAAAAGATATCGAACATTACAAAAAAAATATATGATGCATTTATTGCAACTGACGCGAGCCAAATTGAAATTAATCCACTGGTTGAAACAAATTCTGGAGATTTTATTGCGCTCGATGCAAAAATTAATTTCGATGATAATGCTTTATATCGTCACCCAGAAATTATGGAACTTCGTGATTATGATGAAGAAGTGAAAGAAGAGATAGAGGCTTCAAAGTATGGGCTCAGTTACATCAAAATGGATGGCAGTATTGGTTGCATGGTAAATGGTGCAGGTCTTGCTATGGCAACAATGGATATAATAAAATACTACGGAGCAGAGCCTGCTAACTTTTTGGATGTTGGTGGTGGAGCGAGTAAAGAAACTGTAACTGAAGCATTTAAAATCATATTGTCTGATAGCAACGTAAGAGGAATTTTGGTTAACATATTTGGTGGTATAATGCGTTGCGATATTATCGCAAGTGGAATTGTTGCGGCTGCAAAAGAAATGAGCATTAAAGTTCCTCTAGTGGTTAGATTATCAGGTACTAATTTTGAAGAAGGAAAAAAAATTTTAGAAGAGTCGGGATTAAATATTATTGCTGCAGATGAGCTAGATGAAGCTGCGCAAAAGATAGTAAAAGAGGTAAAATAA
- the rpsU gene encoding 30S ribosomal protein S21 — MIEVSVHYGDVDRALPVLKKTIQKEGRGLKMKKQYHEKKSEKRAKKKAEARKKKYQQECRRQRYGW; from the coding sequence TTGATTGAAGTATCAGTCCATTATGGTGATGTAGACAGAGCTCTTCCAGTATTGAAAAAAACAATTCAAAAGGAAGGAAGAGGGTTGAAAATGAAAAAACAATATCATGAAAAAAAATCAGAAAAAAGAGCTAAAAAGAAAGCTGAAGCGAGAAAAAAGAAATACCAGCAAGAATGCAGAAGGCAGCGTTACGGTTGGTAA
- a CDS encoding 16S rRNA (uracil(1498)-N(3))-methyltransferase translates to MGKIRLYVEEALSQGVSLALNPQQSHYICNVMRLKKYDNLSLFNGKDGEWLGEVVNISRKLTEVTLKECTKQQQHEENLYLYCAMVKSGALGNIVRQATEMGVTCIQFISTERTVVKNINLSRAKLQAIEAAEQSGRMSIPEILPPINFCELPDSQSKNFVLCDETGKADKVLKGKKNVAIIVGPEGGFSSYELDLADKFCQKLSLGKRILRVDTAVVAALTFTNWCS, encoded by the coding sequence ATGGGAAAAATTAGGCTTTATGTTGAAGAAGCTTTATCACAAGGCGTGAGTTTAGCACTTAATCCACAACAAAGTCACTATATTTGCAATGTAATGCGGCTTAAGAAGTATGATAATCTCTCTCTTTTTAATGGAAAGGATGGAGAATGGTTAGGAGAAGTAGTTAATATATCGCGTAAATTGACAGAAGTCACACTCAAAGAATGCACTAAACAACAGCAACATGAGGAAAATTTATACTTATATTGTGCCATGGTAAAAAGTGGTGCTTTAGGCAACATAGTAAGACAGGCAACTGAAATGGGAGTAACCTGCATTCAATTTATTTCAACGGAACGTACAGTAGTAAAAAACATTAACCTAAGTAGAGCAAAATTACAGGCAATCGAAGCTGCGGAACAATCCGGTAGGATGAGTATACCAGAGATTTTGCCTCCTATTAACTTTTGTGAGTTACCTGATTCCCAGAGTAAAAATTTTGTTTTATGTGATGAAACAGGTAAAGCTGATAAAGTGCTGAAAGGTAAGAAAAATGTTGCTATTATTGTTGGCCCTGAAGGTGGTTTTTCATCTTATGAACTTGATCTTGCCGATAAGTTTTGTCAAAAATTGAGTCTAGGAAAAAGAATTTTAAGGGTCGATACTGCTGTAGTTGCTGCATTAACTTTCACCAATTGGTGTAGCTAG